TGATAGGAGAGAAGGGAAAATGACTTGAAATTCGGACCTGACCCATCTTGTTCCATGCCTAAGTTGCCCAATCCGTAACGGTTAATCACCAGATGACCTCTCCCAGCCCACTAACTCAGGCTCAACCGAACCAAACCAAGCACACATACAGCTTCAAATGAGTGAACTGATAAACAAGCCAATCCGACCACAGCTATTGATTAAACAGGTTTAAATGGGTTAAATTGGTCAGAATTCTTAACTTGgacttgatctatttaataaactggTCGAGTTGGATGAACTTGTTTACAAGCATCAACATATTTAATCTAAACCTGAACATATCTATTGCAGGTCGAGTCCCAATCCTAATACAATATGGTTAGCTATCTTCCAATACTTTGAACCATCGAATCCTAATAACGTATTGCCAATAAGACATGATGAGTACTCATCATTTACCATACTTACCAATTTCAGACTAGGGATGATTTGAATCATTTGATGCATGGATAAATCCCATTGGCCAATTAAATCTTACAGTTACCGATAGATTCATTATTGATTCTAATCGACAAATAAGTACCTTGCATTATAGCACATTTTTACTTTTTCTatctatctctaaatcattatagACTATAAAAGCAAGAAGGGTAATTTTACGTATAGGGTCGGGCCAGGTCCCTGCAACCTGTTTGAGGAATCTCAAGCAAAAGCGGTATCATCCTCCAAAGGCCATCTTGGCCATCAAATTCCGACCTGTCCTCTACCTTTGCTTCCAACCCTAGAAACACAGACAAATAGTCATAATACCAAATGCAGCCAGACAATATTAGAGAATTGCTACATACAAATCAAAATTTAAGTTTATAATAATCCTTAATTTCCAAAAACAAAAGTTCATAATAATCATTTCACATTTGCTGCAGGTTGATGGTGACCCAAAAATATGCTTGTTAGTGACTTCCAATAGTGACATCCCATCAAAACTCACACAAAGGAATCCAACTATTGCCACTCTCATTGGAACTATTCCAAAGTTTATTTGGTAAATCAACTAAGGTTTGGACTTCAGCGCTCTAGGAAAAACACTTTTTGCCATTGCTACTGATCCTACGAACTACAAGATCTCTGCCATCACCAAACAGAGGCCAGCTTCCAACTCCAAGGCAGTATCTTAGACAAATGGCCCTCTTCAACAACTGTTCCACAACCAATCTAATCCAATGTGCATTGAAGAGATGCTGCCTGCCACTTCTCGTATCCACTGCCCTCCCTTTGTCTTCATTCTTGAGACAGCTGGATTTCCACTGCTTCAGACCAAAGTATTGTGGTCCCAAGGTGTTCTTCTTTTGATGCGAAAAGCTCAACTTAAGCCCTCACCAACCTCATCGATAACATATGAACCATGACCTTTCCCTATGAAGCATCAATGTTGTAGCTCATAAAAGCTTCCTCAGCTCTCTACCTTTAAATCtttaatcaaaattgatcaaaaagcaAGAACGTAGATAAAAATGAATTAATTCAATCCAATATTCCTTCGCTCAAATCATAGGCAACAAAAAAATACTTAGGATGGCCTCCTCTTCTTCAGTTATTCTCTTATTTCCATCTCTTTATCATCTCTAACAATATCTCATTCCAAGTATCGATTGGCCCCGGCAAGCACCAATGCACGCAGTCGTTCTGGACCTTCTCTTTTATTCCATCAGCAAACGGATTCGGATACATGTAAGGCCCCGGGTGGCCGTCCGGCCTCAGCAGCGCCAGTTTGGTCACGTCCAGTGCTTCGATCCTCAACCTCCCTCCGCTCTTCGCCGCCCCCTTCGAGGCCGCCGCCTCCACCTCCTCCACCTCTATCTTCCTCATCTCAGCGTCCATGTATTCCATCCCCTTCTCCCCTTCTTTGTAAGGCTTTTTCTTCGGACAAGCACCAAATTTGTCCCACTCCCCTTCGAAGTGCGCCGGCGAGAAGGTGGTCACCACCACGAGCTTCTCGGAGGAAGCCGGTGATGACCAATCTTGACTACTCACCACCTTGAGTGTAGTCTTGAATGCCTTGCGAAAGACATCGAAGAAACCGATCTCGGTGTGATTCAACTCAGGGCAATGGTGGCAGCCAAGGACTAACTCATTCTCGTAGTAGATAGCCGGGTGGAGGAACCAGTGCCCAACCGAGAAGACCACCATATCCATTCGATCCAATTCCGACGCCCACCGGTCGTCCGCCGAGTCTAGATACAGCTTGTTGTGATTTAAGCCGGGAGCCGCCGACTTCTCTATCCCCTTAACGAGGAACGGGCACCAAAAGATCGAGACGGTGGCATTGTAGCCATGGAAGACCCACCGCCGGAATTTGTTTTCCTGCCCGTCTCGGTAGACCAGCTCGGGCGGCGATGCGGCGGAGAGGAGGCAGAGGAGGGACTCTAACTGATTCCGGGCCATGGAGTCGCCGACGAAGGCCAAGTGCTTGTTTTGGATCAAGTGGAGGAATGACACGGGATCGAAGGCCGGGAGCTGGCAGTGGTTAGGCTGCCACCGCCAGTAGAGATAGCCGGTGTCGGGCCGGCCGTGGGCCATGCAGTTCTGGCCATCTTTGATGGTGCTGCAGCTGGTGCCATTGTATCGAGGCCCGCGTGAGTCCGGTACCCACCGGCCATCGGAATAGTCGCACCGGGGACTTCTCGGGCTATGCCTGTGTTCAACTCCTTCCCCAGCTGCTACAAATTCAAGAAAGTAATCTATAATTAGCTTTACATTTAGACAACATAAAAGGAGGATTGGAGAGCAAAGAGAGGAGGGGGTTTGGATCACCTAGAGAGGAAGGTATGGAGGGGGAGGAGGTTTTTTGGGATTGAGTACTGGTGATGAGTTTGGGTTGTTTCAAGGAGATGGGGAAGAGATATACATGGAGGAGGGCCAAGGGAAGGAGGGTATAGAGAGCTCCAGTTATGAGCTTCTTGATGGGAAAAGTGGTGggttggtggtggtggtggtggtggtggtggttagTAGTCCCCATCTATGTTTTAGTGTGGTGGTTTGGATTTTGAGATGATGAGAGGAGCTAATGTACGGGGATGGAAGGTGAGGTAGGGAGGGAGGGCAGAGAGAGTTTGAAGGAAGGGCAAGGAAAGGAAAGAaccgagggaggagaggaggggatGAGTGAGTCAAACAAAGCACACCAATAATAGGAACAGAGCCAGCGCTAGCTGGTTGGTTGCAGGCGCTCGGTGTTCTTTAAACCCTTGGTGTCGTTTTCTTGGTCCAAAGCATGTACTTTTCTTTTAGTTTTTTCCCACTCACTCTTCCTCCTCTCTGTTCGTCAAAGTTCAAATCCTGGAAGGATTTTTTGGTGGTCCGAAGCGCAtgatttccccctttttttttttgccctttcCCCAATCAATCTCTCTTcgcgacttttttttttttttttaagaaaaacttTTCCTTTCTTGTCTTACATGGCGAACAGTCCGCACAATTCCAATGTTACTAAAGAAAATACAATTtttctgtaccaaaaaaaaaaaaacaatttttaAGTTTATCCTTCTCATCTGGACTCAAacattaaacaaatttcaaaataaaaaacttCAAAAATGGCTATATAATGCGAGCTGGCTGAACTAGTGACATGTATACAAGTAGAGTTCAAGATGCTCGACGCAATGCTTTTTGAATTTGAAAAGCAAGAGGAGCTAAATTGTTTTTTATCCTTAGCCCGTCAACCAACAGCTCCCCAGCTCTTTGTGACAAGATTTTTTTGGTGACTAACACTACTGAAATTTCTTTTATCAAGCTGTCATTTTGACATGTACGCAGGGCGGTGTTGCAGGCTCGTCGGCAGATGCTTTGTCTCCGTCATTTGCGGAAGCTTGGTGGCAAGCTGTCAACAGTAATTGAAACCATATTTTAAAGCCGAGCTCTTTTctcgaataatacaaaaaaaaattttttttaccaaaatatattcaaaccaaacttatttaccaaaatgatgtaagagggaaaaacgccattttgaatggcgtttttccccCTGCCACGTCActccccatttccacggtggcatcgtcccaaaaaaaaaaaaaaaaaaaaaaaggaagaaacgccatttggaatggcgcttttaaaaacgccattccaaatggcgcttttaaaaacgccattttgaatggcgtttttaaaaacgccattcaaaatggcgtttttcaattttcccacccaaaaataaagaaaaaaatcgtgagaaaatagaaaattttattttttaaaatttaaaattagtaaataaattaaaaattttaattttgattgaattttaaaatataaagatttgaatttgtaattcattaaaaaaattaatttagattttttatttcaaattttttttaaaagatgtccaaaaaaatcttaagaaattaaaaaaaaattatcatagaaaataaaaaagagaaaaaaatatgaaaaaaataaaaatttgaaattaaattgaaaaacatcattcgaaatacttgtcttcaaaatttttaaaaaaattaaaaattataaaatttttaaaaaataaaaaaaaagaattataatgtaaaaataaaaaagaataaaattttaaagataaattgaaattaaaatattatttcaaattactttctcaaataaaaaataataaattaaaaaaagattcaaaaaaaatttaaaaataggctaaaaaaattttataaaaataaaataagtctttaaaaacgccattttgtaaattgaactttagaaaaaataataattttttaattaaagaaaaagaatacgtaatagaatgctaaaaagaaaaaaatggaagagaaatgaaattataatttcaaatgataactattttaaaataaataaaaaaaagtatcataggaaaataaaaaaataacaataaaataagaattataattataaattttaaaaaaaattaattttaatttaaattaaaaattatcatttaaattattattttcattatttcatttaatttatttattaaaagattacaaatacatattttctaatttaaattaaaattagacatgtctAATtacgatgtactgtgcatgtctaattttaatttaaattagaaaatattatttaaattattatttttattatttaattaaatttatttattaaaaaattacaaatagataaataaagatattaaaaaaaataaaaaataaaaaaaagagaaaacgccattctctcccctccccaaacccctttttcccctccttctcccttctccttctcccttctcgatcttctccttcttcctttacaaatttaagtaaaggaaaagaatacataatatatcataaaaatgaaagaaaactaatattatatttttaaattataaaaattacaaattaaattaaattagaaaatatgtatttgtaatcttttaataaataaattaaatgaaataatgaaaataataatttaaatgataatttttaatttaaattaaaattaaatttctttaaaatttataattataattcttattttattgttatttttttattttcctatgatacttttttttatttattttaaaatagttatcatttgaaattataatttcatttctcttccatttttttctttttagcattctattacgtattctttttctttaattaaaaaattattattttttctaaagttcaatttacaaaatggcgtttttaaagacttattttatttttataaaatttttttagcctatttttaaattttttttgaatctttttttaatttattattttttatttgagaaagtaatttgaaataatattttaatttcaatttatctttaaaattttattcttttttatttttacattataattctttttttttattttttaaaaattttataatttttaattttcttaaaaattttgaagacaagtatttcgaatgatgtttttcaatttaatttcaaatttttatttttttcatatttttttctctttttttattttctatgataatttttttttaatttcttaagatttttttggacatcttttaaaaaaaatttgaaataaaaaatctaaattaatttttttaatgaattacaaattcaaatatttatattttaaaattcaatcaaaattaaaatttttaatttatttactaatttcaaattttaaaaaacaaaattttccattttcccacgattttttcctttatttttgggtgggaaaattgaaaaacgccattttgaatggcgtttttaaaagcgccatttggaatggcgtttttaaaagcgccattccaaatggcgtttcttcctttttttttttttttttttttttgggacgatgccatcgtggaaaTGGAGAGTGACGTGGCAGggggaaaaacgccattcaaaatggcgtttttccctcttacatcattttggtaaataagtttggtttgaatatattttggtaaaaaaattttttttttgtattattcgagAAAAGAGCTCTTTTAAAGCCCATGACACCTCCTGGATCTGACTGACGTTGTCGACGATAAAAAAGTCTAGCTTCGTGCAAGCTGCTGCTGCTTCTCTTTTTTAAAAAGCTTCGTGCAAGTTTCTGAAAATTGCATCCAGGGCCGATCTTTCTACCACATATTAAAAGACAAAATCTATTGATGGATAGAATGTCACACTGAGATTGGTGCGCAATATTGCCGCCTCCATATTCTCATGCCATTGGcatg
The DNA window shown above is from Elaeis guineensis isolate ETL-2024a chromosome 8, EG11, whole genome shotgun sequence and carries:
- the LOC105050307 gene encoding xyloglucan O-acetyltransferase 2 isoform X1, which produces MGTTNHHHHHHHHQPTTFPIKKLITGALYTLLPLALLHVYLFPISLKQPKLITSTQSQKTSSPSIPSSLAAGEGVEHRHSPRSPRCDYSDGRWVPDSRGPRYNGTSCSTIKDGQNCMAHGRPDTGYLYWRWQPNHCQLPAFDPVSFLHLIQNKHLAFVGDSMARNQLESLLCLLSAASPPELVYRDGQENKFRRWVFHGYNATVSIFWCPFLVKGIEKSAAPGLNHNKLYLDSADDRWASELDRMDMVVFSVGHWFLHPAIYYENELVLGCHHCPELNHTEIGFFDVFRKAFKTTLKVVSSQDWSSPASSEKLVVVTTFSPAHFEGEWDKFGACPKKKPYKEGEKGMEYMDAEMRKIEVEEVEAAASKGAAKSGGRLRIEALDVTKLALLRPDGHPGPYMYPNPFADGIKEKVQNDCVHWCLPGPIDTWNEILLEMIKRWK
- the LOC105050307 gene encoding xyloglucan O-acetyltransferase 2 isoform X2; the encoded protein is MGTTNHHHHHHHHQPTTFPIKKLITGALYTLLPLALLHVYLFPISLKQPKLITSTQSQKTSSPSIPSSLAGEGVEHRHSPRSPRCDYSDGRWVPDSRGPRYNGTSCSTIKDGQNCMAHGRPDTGYLYWRWQPNHCQLPAFDPVSFLHLIQNKHLAFVGDSMARNQLESLLCLLSAASPPELVYRDGQENKFRRWVFHGYNATVSIFWCPFLVKGIEKSAAPGLNHNKLYLDSADDRWASELDRMDMVVFSVGHWFLHPAIYYENELVLGCHHCPELNHTEIGFFDVFRKAFKTTLKVVSSQDWSSPASSEKLVVVTTFSPAHFEGEWDKFGACPKKKPYKEGEKGMEYMDAEMRKIEVEEVEAAASKGAAKSGGRLRIEALDVTKLALLRPDGHPGPYMYPNPFADGIKEKVQNDCVHWCLPGPIDTWNEILLEMIKRWK